A DNA window from Castanea sativa cultivar Marrone di Chiusa Pesio chromosome 7, ASM4071231v1 contains the following coding sequences:
- the LOC142642806 gene encoding protein NUCLEOLAR COMPLEX ASSOCIATED 4, with translation MASIASKNAKNKSKSKSKSKGRLSLSELKTLGHQLLSSRAHINNLPILLSHVSPASPPPHALESLLSLHSFFAPILSDLPSSKPSSTTHHHDDDPELIYNTWVRSKFDIFASSLIDFAASPLADETLKEVVLDTIMEFVKVANGGRFHSAIYHRLLHAIVHSTVPVNFVVDLLVSKYFKYIDVRYFTYISLEKLARTLEAKDISDHGDLNADSNDESHSKSSLEIFIHNIHYVISHIPPLEGSDEKSDFEMWSRPGGDSKELSGNPKAEDKQHQTEKNKNNVLSAAKIAKKMKLKFTKAWISFLRLQLPLDVYKEVLVTLHQAVIPYLSNPIMLCDFLTRSYDIGGVVSVMALSSLFILMTQYGLEYPNFYEKLYALLVPSIFMAKHRAKFFQLLDSCLKSTLLPAYLAAAFAKKLSRLSLSVPASGALVIIALIHNLLRRHPSINCLVHREVQEETSKETDADMSSRKLGVDHFDNEESNPIKSKAMKSSLWEIDTLRHHYCPPVARFVLSLENDLTVRAKTTEMTVQDFSSGSYATIFGDEIRRRVKQVPLAFYKATPTSLFSESDFPGWTFKHEGKETIDGNDEKEITNISDKCDNSSAKRQRVESS, from the exons ATGGCTTCCATTGCTTCAAAAAACGcaaagaacaaatcaaaatCGAAATCGAAATCGAAAGGGAGACTCTCTCTGTCAGAGCTGAAAACCCTAGGGCACCAGCTGCTCTCATCTCGAGCTCACATCAACAACCTCCCTATCCTCCTCTCCCACGTGTCTCCGGCCTCGCCTCCTCCACACGCTCTCGAATCCCTCCTCTCTCTCCACTCCTTCTTCGCTCCCATCCTCTCCGACCTCCCTTCTTCCAAGCCTTCTTCCACCACCCACCACCATGACGACGACCCTGAACTCATCTACAACACTTGGGTCCGTTCCAAGTTCGATATCTTCGCCAGTTCCCTCATCGACTTCGCCGCCTCTCCTCTCGCCGACGAAACCCTCAAA GAGGTTGTGTTGGATACGATAATGGAGTTTGTGAAGGTTGCAAATGGTGGGAGGTTTCACTCTGCTATATACCACAGGCTTTTACATGCTATT GTTCACTCCACGGTGCCGGTTAATTTCGTTGTAGACTTGCTTGTGTCAAAGTACTTCAAGTACATAGATGTACG TTATTTTACCTACATTAGCCTGGAAAAACTTGCTAGAACTTTGGAGGCAAAAGACATTTCTG ATCACGGAGATTTGAATGCAGACAGCAACGATGAGAGTCATTCAAAATCTAG cTTGGAGATTTTTATTCACAATATACATTATGTTATATCGCACATCCCCCCACTTGAAGGCTCAGATGAAAAATCAGATTTCGAGATGTGGAGCAGACCAG GAGGTGATAGTAAAGAGCTCTCTGGGAATCCAAAGGCAGAAGATAAACAACACCAGACTGAGAAGAACAAGAATAAT GTGTTGTCTGCTGCCAAAATTGCCAAAaagatgaaattaaaatttacaaaagcaTGGATTTCATTTCTTAGGTTACAGCTTCCACTTGATGTATACAAGGAG GTTCTTGTGACTCTCCACCAGGCTGTCATTCCTTACCTGTCTAATCCTATAATGTTATG TGATTTTTTGACGAGATCATATGACATTGGTGGTGTTGTCAGTGTCATGGCTCTTAGTAGTCTCTTCATCCTCATGACGCAGTATGGTTTAGAGTACCCTAACTTTTATGAAAAGCTTTATGCTTTATTGGTCCCTTCTATCTTCATGGCAAAACATCGGGCAAAATTTTTCCAG CTTCTTGATTCTTGCTTAAAGTCTACACTTCTCCCAGCATATTTGGCAGCTGCTTTTGCTAAGAAATTGAGTCGGCTGTCACTTTCAGTTCCTGCCTCAGGAGCATTGGTTATTATAGCTCTGATTCACAATCTTTTACGAAGACATCCTTCAATCAACTGTTTAGTGCACCGG GAAGTTCAAGAGGAAACCTCAAAAGAAACAGATGCAGATATGTCCAGCAGGAAACTAGGCGTTGATCATTTTGACAATGAGGAAAGTAATCCTATAAAGTCCAAGGCCATGA AAAGTTCCCTTTGGGAGATTGATACCCTCCGTCACCACTACTGCCCCCCTGTCGCAAG GTTTGTTTTATCACTTGAGAATGACTTGACAGTCAGAGCTAAAACGACTGAAATGACAGTTCAAGATTTCAGTTCTGGTTCATATGCAACAATTTTTGGGGATGAG ATTAGGCGAAGGGTAAAACAGGTTCCACTAGCATTCTACAAAGCTACTCCCACCTCTTTGTTCTCGGAGTCTGATTTTCCTGGTTGGACTTTTAAACATGAGGGCAAGGAAACAATTGATGGCAATGATGAGAAAGAGATTACTAATATATCTGATAAATGTGATAATAGTTCTGCAAAACGACAACGAGTAGAGAGTTCATGA
- the LOC142644585 gene encoding putative carboxylesterase 9 produces the protein MLLIESDIDPYDQFRIGRNPDGTITRYINLPRIKASLVGSHSDPVVSKDLTLNPKNKTRVRIYMPTSKLCSSNDDTRIPIIIFFAGSGWILRNWDTNIVHSQCSALTQEVHAIVVNVDYRIAPEHRLPVQYEDAMDAVLWVREQALDPNGEQWIREYGDISRCYLHGTSNGGNMVFFTALEATSTELEPLRIAGNIMNQPLFGGMERTNSEIQSIKDPMLPLCVQDMFWELSLPEGVDRDIWYCNPMVEGPHTSAISKLGRCLVIGFCGDAIIDRQQEFVTMLVKHGVQIEAQFSNIGFHAIELIDRERANYLVEIAKDFINNTCAQLLLT, from the coding sequence ATGTTGTTGATAGAATCTGATATAGACCCATATGACCAGTTCAGAATTGGTCGCAACCCTGATGGCACTATCACTCGATACATAAACCTCCCAAGGATCAAGGCAAGCCTTGTGGGCTCTCATAGTGACCCTGTGGTCTCCAAAGATCTCACTCtcaatccaaaaaacaaaacccgAGTTCGAATCTACATGCCAACGTCTAAACTGTGTTCTTCAAATGACGATACAAGAATTCCCATCATAATTTTCTTTGCGGGTTCTGGATGGATCTTAAGGAACTGGGACACTAACATTGTCCATTCACAATGCTCAGCGCTCACACAAGAAGTTCATGCCATTGTTGTCAATGTTGACTATCGCATTGCCCCAGAGCATAGGCTGCCGGTTCAATATGAGGACGCAATGGATGCGGTTCTCTGGGTTAGAGAACAAGCTTTGGATCCAAATGGTGAGCAATGGATTAGAGAATATGGAGATATTTCGAGGTGTTATCTACATGGAACTAGCAATGGTGGCAACATGGTATTTTTCACTGCGTTAGAAGCAACGAGTACGGAGTTAGAGCCGTTGAGAATTGCTGGGAATATAATGAACCAACCCTTGTTTGGTGGCATGGAAAGGACTAACTCAGAGATCCAAAGCATTAAGGACCCGATGTTGCCCTTGTGTGTACAAGATATGTTCTGGGAGCTCTCGTTGCCAGAAGGTGTAGATAGGGACATTTGGTattgtaatccaatggtggaggGTCCTCACACAAGCGCCATTAGCAAGCTTGGTAGGTGCCTTGTGATTGGGTTCTGCGGGGACGCCATCATCGATCGGCAACAGGAGTTTGTAACCATGTTGGTGAAGCATGGAGTCCAGATCGAAGCACAGTTTAGCAACATTGGTTTCCATGCCATCGAGCTTATAGACAGGGAGAGGGCAAATTATCTTGTGGAAATAGCTAAAGACTTCATAAACAACACATGTGCTCAATTGTTGCTAACGTAA